In one window of Helianthus annuus cultivar XRQ/B chromosome 17, HanXRQr2.0-SUNRISE, whole genome shotgun sequence DNA:
- the LOC110923876 gene encoding uncharacterized protein LOC110923876, with product MSHTPIHPVVTVNNIKNFIPLILDSQTEHYNTWAELFILHRKAYDVLDHLKPRVTATSSSTETAKDKDKEQPPKHAYLESWERIDSIVLQWIYATISQDLMHTIMITNTTAYDAWCRLKNLFLDNQAARTITIQNKIFNARLEQFSTMTEYCQHMKLLHDQLTSLGSTVSENQLVLQILTGLTDQYENISLILPQTQPLPDFFKTRSRLCQVEERKNAQAKLSAQSAGTALHASTDQPARAQTDTRTYIWFDNSSERGRG from the coding sequence ATGTCTCACACACCCATTCACCCGGTGGTCACCGTCAACAACATCAAGAATTTTATTCCTTTGATTCTTGATAGCCAAACCGAACACTACAACACATGGGCTGAGCTATTCATTCTCCATCGCAAAGCCTATGATGTGTTGGACCACTTGAAACCCCGTGTCACTGCCACATCTTCTTCAACCGAAACAGCAAAAGATAAAGACAAAGAACAACCTCCCAAGCATGCCTATCTTGAGTCATGGGAACGCATAGACTCCATTGTTCTACAATGGATCTATGCTACCATCTCTCAGGACCTCATGCACACGATTATGATCACTAATACCACTGCATATGACGCTTGGTGTCGACTCAAGAATCTCTTTCTCGACAATCAAGCGGCCCGCACCATCACCATACAAAACAAAATTTTCAACGCCCGTCTTGAGCAATTCTCTACCATGACCGAATATTGTCAACACATGAAACTGCTTCATGACCAACTTACCAGTCTCGGGTCGACTGTCTCCGAGAACCAGCTTGTTCTACAAATACTCACTGGATTAACGGATCAATACGAGAACATCTCACTCATATTACCGCAGACACAGCCGCTTCCGGATTTTTTCAAAACAAGATCTCGTCTTTGCCAAGTTGAAGAACGGAAAAACGCTCAAGCCAAGTTGTCGGCTCAGTCAGCCGGAACCGCTCTTCATGCCTCCACGGATCAACCCGCTCGTGCTCAAACCGACACTCGCACTTATATCTGGTTTGATAACTCCTCCGAACGTGGTCGCGGCTGA
- the LOC110922157 gene encoding uncharacterized protein LOC110922157: MEMGDAPRHSESQTRLLGGTEQNWCKAVAGGTGITALALQISKEPNIPLFKKALQKLQNDHPILNYMLHKNTSTGSTSFIMNPPIPHIRLNIMNQMKTSELLKTLTSRDSNATLSPLHTILEHEININEWTDIATRSSCMGGLHLWFANVYTLPDQKWVLVLRLHAGICDRTTAVSLLKELKEAMVEEGGGYKEKGNVGIEELIPVGKAKKTFWAHGKDMVAYSVNSLTLTNLKFKDVKSPRRSEVVRLKMSAEETHKLLAGCKLRGIKLCGALVAATLLAAYSSKRRPSNSNRKKYGVVFLNDCRPYLQPSLSTHEFGFYHSAISTSQEVKGEETLWYLATKVYMTFENSKNNSKHFSDMADLNFLMSKAIENPSLTPSSSLRSSLVSAFEDPITENSSDHERELGLDDYIGCASAHGIGPSIGLFDTVRDGQLDCACVYPAPLHSREQMQELIAKMKTILLESLKMEGKA; this comes from the exons ATGGAAATGGGTGATGCCCCAAGACATTCTGAGAGCCAAACAAGATTGTTAGGGGGCACAGAGCAAAACTGGTGCAAAGCAGTGGCTGGTGGGACAGGGATCACAGCATTAGCTCTCCAAATTTCAAAGGAACCAAACATTCCACTTTTCAAAAAAGCCCTCCAAAAACTACAAAATGACCATCCTATCCTCAACTACATGCTACACAAAAACACCTCAACAGGTTCAACTTCTTTCATCATGAACCCTCCAATCCCTCACATCCGTCTCAACATCATGAACCAGATGAAAACATCCGAACTCCTAAAGACCCTAACGAGCCGTGACTCGAATGCAACCCTGTCCCCACTACATACGATCCTAGAGCATGAAATAAACATTAACGAGTGGACCGATATTGCAACCCGTTCATCATGCATGGGAGGGTTGCACTTATGGTTTGCTAACGTGTACACCTTACCTGACCAGAAATGGGTGCTGGTGTTGAGGTTACACGCGGGGATCTGCGATCGCACCACCGCGGTTTCGTTGCTTAAGGAGTTGAAGGAGGCGATGGTGGAGGAGGGGGGAGGGTATAAAGAGAAGGGTAACGTTGGAATAGAGGAACTTATTCCTGTTGGGAAGGCTAAGAAGACGTTTTGGGCTCATGGGAAGGACATGGTGGCATACTCGGTCAACTCACTTACGCTCACAAACTTGAAGTTTAAGGATGTGAAATCGCCTAGACGTTCAGAGGTGGTGAGACTGAAGATGAGTGCAGAAGAAACTCATAAGCTATTGGCT GGATGCAAGTTAAGAGGAATTAAATTGTGCGGAGCTTTGGTTGCTGCTACATTACTTGCAGCCTATTCCTCCAAGCGACGCCCTAGTAACAGCAATCGAAAGAAGTATGGAGTGGTCTTCCTAAATGATTGTCGCCCATATCTCCAACCATCTCTATCCACCCATGAATTTG GTTTTTATCACTCCGCAATCTCAACTAGTCAAGAAGTGAAAGGAGAAGAAACCCTATGGTACTTGGCAACTAAAGTGTACATGACTTTTGAAAACTCAAAGAACAACAGTAAGCATTTCTCAGACATGGCTGACTTGAACTTTCTCATGTCCAAAGCCATAGAAAATCCTAGTTTAACACCTTCATCTTCCTTGAGATCTTCATTGGTAAGCGCCTTCGAAGATCCCATAACTGAGAACTCTAGCGACCATGAACGTGAACTTGGACTAGATGACTATATTGGGTGCGCCTCAGCTCACGGAATAGGTCCATCTATTGGTCTTTTTGATACCGTAAGAGATGGACAGTTGGACTGCGCTTGTGTTTACCCCGCACCTCTACATTCAAGAGAACAGATGCAAGAACTGATTGCTAAAATGAAGACCATTCTTCTTGAGAGTCTTAAAATGGAAGGGAAAGCTTGA
- the LOC110922158 gene encoding glutathione S-transferase T3-like encodes MNPFNPNNPNPNNPNPNNPNPNQPNFFSSPAYTPTMDPSWGASPFPFSGFQQTPNAFSQMSQLQQVQQYQALQQIMQRNTFEQLQSQSQPPVQLEDDDEEVVPESPPQELTRKKKKGKGKMVEPETAQKPRAKARQWTKVEEEALAMAFTKASNCPIVGNNQTGSSFWKKTTDRFNAIMEHGEARDVEAVSGKWRKMIKVINNFNAIYNQIYLNPPSGSNEQDILNLAIAKWDSQNPTPFPHFRAWNVVRKDQKWKPVPNEVATAKRTKTSESGSYSAGGSTARCQIDINDDPEDDEDALPIHESERPTGRDKAKKEAAAKRKVSGSSGGGGSSGGRGEKAS; translated from the exons atgaatccattcaacccaaacaaccccaacccgaaCAACCCCAACCCGAATAATCCAAATCCGAACCAACCTAATTTTTTTTCTAGTCCCGCTTACACTCCGACTATGGATCCTTCGTGGGGGGCTTCGCCATTTCcgttttcgggtttccaacaaaCACCCAACGCCTTCTCACAAATGTCTCAACTACAACAAGTTCAACAATATCAAGCGCTCCAACAAATCATGCAACGCAACACGTTTGAACAACTACAATCCCAATCGCAACCCCCGGTTCaacttgaagatgatgatgaagaagtcgtCCCCGAATCACCACCGCAAGAGCTCACGCGCAAAAAAAAGAAAGGTAAGGGAAAGATGGTTGAACCCGAAACCGCGCAAAAACCGAGAGCAAAGGCGAGGCAATGGACGAAAGTAGAAGAGGAGGCGCTAGCTATGGCGTTTACTAAGGCCTCTAATTGCCCGATAGtcg gaaacaaccaaaCGGGTAGTAGTTTTTGGAAGAAGACAACGGATAGGTTTAACGCGATTATGGAGCATGGGGAGGCTCGTGATGTCGAAGCCGTCTCGGGCAAGTGGCGTAAAATGATCAAGGTCATCAACAACTTTAACGCGATTTATAACCAAATTTACCTTAATCCTCCAAGCGGGAGTAACGAGCAAGATATTCTTAACCTTGCTATCGCCAAGTGGGACTCCCAAAATCCAACGCCTTTCCCGCACTTCCGAGCATGGAACGTTGTAAGGAAAGATCAAAAATGGAAGCCGGTTCCAAATGAGGTCGCAACGGCCAAACGCACTAAAACTTCCGAGTCCGGAAGCTATAGTGCGGGAGGCTCCACCGCTCGATGTCAAATTGACATAAACGACGACCCGGAAGATGACGAGGATGCGTTGCCCATTCACGAGTCGGAACGTCCCACCGGGAGGGACAAAGCAAAAAAAGAAGCGGCCGCAAAGCGAAAAGTGTCCGGCTCGAGTGGAGGTGGCGGCTCGAGTGGAGGAAGAGGCGAGAAGGCATCGTAA
- the LOC110923877 gene encoding uncharacterized protein LOC110923877 produces MIFTFVWAGWEGIAHDSRVLKEVAFNPSSGFYFPPPEKYYLCDAAYTNTRGFMTPYRNTRYWLADFRRQRALTKEEKFNHAHAQLRNVIERAYGVLKARFPILKQMAPFSFPIQRDIVIACFAIHNFIRKWNIHDQLFVEYNENTFLEKCNRRKVMASLFTTWNGAHKALNI; encoded by the exons ATGATATTCACGTTCGTATGGGCCGGATGGGAGGGTATTGCACATGATTCACGTGTTTTGAAAGAAGTTGCATTTAATCCGAGTTCCGGCTTTTATTTCCCCCCACCAG AAAAATATTACCTTTGCGATGCCGCATACACCAACACTCGTGGGTTTATGACTCCCTACCGTAATACGAGATATTGGTTAGCCGATTTTCGACGACAACGTGCATTGACTAAGGAAGAAAAGTTCAACCATGCTCACGCACAACTCAGAAATGTGATTGAACGCGCATATGGTGTTTTGAAGGCAAGATTCCCAATCCTAAAACAAATGGCCCCCTTTTCATTTCCAATACAAAGAGACATAGTGATTGCGTGTTTCGCCATCCATAACTTTATAAGGAAATGGAATATTCATGATCAGTTATTTGTGGAGTACAACGAGAACACTTTTTTGGAGAAATGCAACAGGAGGAAAGTGATGGCCAGTTTGTTCACGACATGGAATGGGGCTCACAAGGCATTGAATATATGA
- the LOC110923878 gene encoding uncharacterized protein LOC110923878, producing the protein MADKKTRINWKQEGVGKTFLESCVHEIALHGREGSSLKAISWKRVAENLKIENDFIVDQKQMKNRYDYLKSKFAAWSKLKNKTGNVYNPQTNTFNLTEEEWQLEIKSNKFVEKLRRVPLDYPDLCIQLFEGSTSNGFDSWGPSSTIPHPSMEMIDQIAPVDIDGTQMEHGASEESSDRSKQKRKSSTEGVNYESPGRSKKGKQTFNAHLMEVGEDIRKVANMLLKKHNQSNDIHACMEKLETLGWEEFDAKHQTALLLFGESADLRKVWLELKPHTCEMWVKNAGAKYGLF; encoded by the exons ATGGCTGACAAAAAGACTAGGATTAATTGGAAGCAAGAAGGAGTCGGTAAAACCTTTCTCGAATCATGTGTTCATGAAATTGCACTTCATGGACGTGAGGGTAGTAGCCTGAAAGCAATTTCATGGAAGAGAGTtgctgaaaatttgaaaatagAAAATGATTTTATAGTGGATCAAAAACAAATGAAGAATCGCTATGATTACTTGAAATCAAAATTTGCAGCTTGGTCAAAGCTTAAGAACAAAACTGGAAATGTTTATAACCCTCAAACAAACACCTTTAACTTAACGGAAGAGGAATGGCAACTTGAGATCAAG TCCAACAAATTCGTAGAAAAGTTGAGAAGAGTGCCACTTGATTATCCCGACTTGTGTATTCAATTGTTTGAAGGATCTACTTCAAATGGTTTTGATAGTTGGGGGCCATCTTCTACAATTCCTCATCCTTCTATGGAAATGATTGATCAAATTGCTCCTGTGGACATTGATGGCACTCAAATGGAACATGGGGCTAGTGAAGAGTCTTCTGATCGGTCTAAACAAAAACGAAAATCATCAACTGAAGGTGTTAATTATGAGTCACCGGGTCGGTCtaaaaaagggaagcaaacaTTCAATGCACATCTCATGGAAGTTGGGGAGGATATAAGGAAGGTGGCAAACATGTTGCTTAAGAAACACAACCAGTCTAATGATATACATGCATGCATGGAGAAGCTTGAGACTTTGGGATGGGAAGAATTTGATGCGAAACATCAAACGGCACTTTTGCTTTTTGGTGAAAGTGCTGATTTGAGGAAAGTGTGGTTAGAACTTAAGCCGCACACTTGTGAAATGTGGGTTAAGAACGCGGGAGCGAAGTATGGATTATTTTAA